In Pseudomonas saponiphila, the genomic stretch TGCTCGGCCCGGAGCAACGGGTGACGCCACTGCAGGCGTTGAAGGCCATGACCCTGTGGTCGGCCTACCAGCACTTCGAGGAGGACCGCAAAGGCTCCATCACCTCAGGCAAGCTGGCGGACTTTGCCGTGCTCTCGGCCAACCCGCTGACCGTCAAACCCGAGACCCTGAGCGAAATAAAGGTGCTCAAGACCGTCAAGGAAGGCCGGGTGATCTATGAGCGACCGGCGCAGGTGGCTGGGTTGCCGCCGCCATTGGGCATGCACGGCGATCCGTCATTGCCGATGCCCAAAGGCATCAAGGCGGTGGCCCAGGGCGACGGCGATCTGGGCCCGGCGCTGGATGTGATCTACGACCGGCTGGCCCCCGCGCAACCTTGAGCGCCGCGACAAAAAACGCCGCGTGCCATCCAGGCACCGCGGCGTTTTTTCTGCTGACGAGACGACGCGGGTGGCGAGCGAGGCAGCCCCCGCTGGAGCGCCATGCGGGCCTCGCGGCGGCTACGCCAGCCAGCGGGAGCCGCTTGCCTCGTCACGCGTTGCCTTGACCCACGCAGCCGCGTCAGATCTTGCTGCCCAGCGCCGTCGACAGCAGTTGGTCATGCCCGTAGATATCCGGGGCATAGAGCAATTGCCCATGGCTGTCGGCCTGCACCGTCCAGTAGCTGAGCAGGATCGGCACCGGCTTGGCCAAGCGGAATTCATGGGTCAGGCCAGTGGCCAAGAGGTCGTTGGTGCGCAGCCGCTCCGCAGGAGTCAGCAGCCAGTCGCGCAGTTGCAGGGCCTGTTCGACCCGCACGCAGCCCGAACTGAAGGCCCGCGGCCCCTTGCTGAACAGGGCCTGGCTCGGGGTGTCGTGCAGGTACACCGAGAACGGGTTGGGGAAACGGATGGCGATGCGCCCCAGGGGGTTGCGCGGCCCCGCCCCCTGACGCAGGAGGATGTTGCCCGGGCGCTCCCAATCGATGTCCTCGACGGCCAGGGGCTGGCCATTGGCGTCCAGTACCTGCAGGTTCTGGCGGTCGAGGAAGCCCTGGTCGCGGCGGATCTCCGGCAGCTTGTCTTCCTTGAGGATGGTCGGCGGCACGGTCCAGGTGGGGTTCAGGGTCAGGCGCGTGACCTGGGATTTCAACAACGGGGTCTGGCGCTCGGCGCGGCCGACCTGGGTGCGGGTCTGCCACACCACCGCGTCGTCCTTGTAGAAGGTCAACTGCGCCGCGGCGACATTGACCAGCACGATGTTCGGCTCGAAATCCTGGGCCAGCCAGCGCAGGCGTTCCAGGTTGATGCGCAGTTGCTCGCGGCGCTCGGCCGGGCTGACGTTGAGCTCCTTGAGGGTGCCCGCGCCGATCACGCCATCGGCCTGCAGCGAGTGACTGAGCTGGAAGTTTTTCACTGCGCTCACCAGCTCACTGCCGTAGGTATTATCCGCACTGACCTCTGGGCTCGGCAGCAGGCCACCGCGGTACAGGCGCAGGGCCAGGTCGGGGACGCGCTTGTCCTGCATGTCCGGACGCAGCAACGGGCCGCCGGCCACCGCCGGCCATTGCGGCAAGGGTTGCTGGCGGCGCTGGGCATAGGCCTGGCGCAGGTTGCGGTACTGCTCAAGGTTGGGCCGCGCCCGTTCGAAGGCGGTGGCCAGGTGCTCGATGCCCGGCACGGCCATCGCCAGCAGCGCCGCCTGGCGATCCTCCGGCAGCGGCTGGGCTCGCCACAACGGCTCGAAGCGGGCCTGCGACAGGCGTCCGTAATGCAGGTCCTGCAAGGCTTGCAGGTACTGCTGGCTGATTTCGATGTCGTGACACAGGTCGCCCACCGGGCTGCTCGACGGCAGGCGGTAACGGCCAGGGTCCAGGCCGTCGTCCACCAGTTGCGTCAGCTGTGCCTGCAGGCCGGACAAGCGACCTTCGACGCCCCAAACAGGCTGCTCGCCCTGCTGCCGATAGAAGCCCTGCAACAGCTGTTGCTGGGCCGGATTCACCCGCGTGGCCAGGGCCGGACAAGCCACCGCCAGTTGGGTCAGCGCCAGTTGCATCGGGCTCACAGGCAGCGGCGCCTGCTCCCCGGCCAGCGCGACCAATGGCGCAGCGAGCAAGCACAGGCTCAAGTAACATGCGTGTTTTTTGAACAACTGCTTTACTCCAATCCGTGGCCGCCAGCTTGACGGCCAATCGTTACCGCAGATGGGGAAGTCAATCAGGCCCGGGCCTTGAATATATAGACCAGCCTGCCGGGGGAACGACAGGACGTCAGGAGCCAAAGTGACCATGGGGATGCACTATACATGTTGACCTTCTTGTGCCGATTCTGCCTGACGGCCATTGCCCTGGGCGCCATTTGCAGTCCTTCTTTCGCCGCCAACAAACCCCACCCCGCCGCCAGCCCCGCGCTGTACGCCAGCCTCGCCCACGCCGCACCGGAACTCAATCCCCAGGCCC encodes the following:
- a CDS encoding L,D-transpeptidase family protein; the protein is MFKKHACYLSLCLLAAPLVALAGEQAPLPVSPMQLALTQLAVACPALATRVNPAQQQLLQGFYRQQGEQPVWGVEGRLSGLQAQLTQLVDDGLDPGRYRLPSSSPVGDLCHDIEISQQYLQALQDLHYGRLSQARFEPLWRAQPLPEDRQAALLAMAVPGIEHLATAFERARPNLEQYRNLRQAYAQRRQQPLPQWPAVAGGPLLRPDMQDKRVPDLALRLYRGGLLPSPEVSADNTYGSELVSAVKNFQLSHSLQADGVIGAGTLKELNVSPAERREQLRINLERLRWLAQDFEPNIVLVNVAAAQLTFYKDDAVVWQTRTQVGRAERQTPLLKSQVTRLTLNPTWTVPPTILKEDKLPEIRRDQGFLDRQNLQVLDANGQPLAVEDIDWERPGNILLRQGAGPRNPLGRIAIRFPNPFSVYLHDTPSQALFSKGPRAFSSGCVRVEQALQLRDWLLTPAERLRTNDLLATGLTHEFRLAKPVPILLSYWTVQADSHGQLLYAPDIYGHDQLLSTALGSKI